ACTTACCCTGCCTGTATTTAAAGGAAAGTCTACACCCGGTTTGTGGTGCAGACGTGTTTGCATTAAAAATTGTTTTTGAAAAAAGTTAGGCGAGAAGCCTTTTTTGTTTTTGCTGTTTTAGGGCCCTGCCCACGGTTTGAAAAATATCCCTTTTTAACCGCTTGTACTGGCGGGAATAATGGGTAACGTCGTTGAGAATTTCTTTGTGTTCTTGCCGGTATACGTGGCCCTCTCTTTGTTCGTTGGTGTTTTCAAGCAATTCCCGAAGTTTCTTGATGTGATCGGCAACGCGTTTTTCCAGAAGTTTCAGGTCTTTTCTGGAAAGGTCTAACTGCTCAATAAGCTCTTTTATGCGGGAAAAAAGCTGGGATTCGATAATGGGCAGGGTGTATTCTTTTAGCATATCTTCAAAAAACCGGTGTTCGTCTTTAATGAAGTTAAGTTCAGATTTCCACTGCAAGGAGGAGAAATGCATTTCATCGGGTGTTTTCCACTCAATGTACCTGTAGTTATGTGCCTTATTTTCCATGGCAAAAAGATTTAGACTGTTAATGCTCTTTACTGGTACGCCTTAGCAACCGGCCGGTGTAAGAATAAACTTCCAACTTAAATTTCCTGAATTTCCTGGCGAAATTCAGAACGCTTTCTTTGAGTTTTAAATGTTCTTCGTGGTAGAAGACTTCGCAACTTATATCTTCACACTCGAGTATTCCTTCAATATCATAACGATGGTTATGCACCCGGGTGGTGAGATCGAGGCATTCAAGTTTAAAATTTTGCAACTCATCATAGAACAACTGCAGCCGTTCGTAGAGGTTGAGTATATTTTTCTGAAAGATGTCTGCACTTAGATACAGGTTCAGGAAATTAATTTCCTCTTTAAAGAATGCGAGCCTTTCTTTCCACCTGCTGTTTTCCTTTAACAGGCGTGCTATCTCTTTTTCGTTGGCAGAAAAATTTCTGGAGGTGTTCCGGTTCATAATCTGCTGTATTTAAGTTATTAAGGTAAGCATAAAATCCCTTTGTCAAGATGACATATATCAGATTAAAAAAATATGCTGAAGAAATTACTGGCTCCCGGATTCAAGGAAAAAACACCTAAAATTTTAACTAAAATATTTTTTCATCGGGATGTTTTGAGTGTCAAAAAATAGTATACATTTGGCGCCTCAAACAATTAATAATTCATTTAAAATGAAAAAATCCTTTTTGACTTTTGCTGCTATCGCATTAGTATTCTCTTTTACTTCTTGTAAAGAAACAGCTACTGAAACCACTGAAGAAGGTGCAGTAGAAGTGATCGAAACTCCTGAGACCCAAGTTGAGGTTGAGGCTGTTGAGAGCGAAGAAATTGTTGATACTACCAGCACTGGCGGTGACGTAGTAGAAGACATTACAGATACTACTTCTGTAGAATAATTTGATTCTATAGAACCCGGCATTGAAGAATGTCTAATGAGAATCCGTGGCGAGAGCTGCGGATTTTTTCATTTAAACAGCCAGGCTTATGGTTTCCCCAAGATGCGGGATCTCTGCATGCCAGGCGTCCTGGTCTTTTATTTTTACGCGTAGTACATCTGCGGCTTTTTTCTCCCCGTGAACCAGGAATATCCTTATGGGGTCAGCTTGCAATTCACTCAGCCATTCCAGTAACCCGGCCTGGTCAGCATGGGCAGAGAGGCTGTTAATGGTCTTTATTTCTGCTTTCACCTGGTAGTATTTTCCGAAGATCTTTACATCGGGCACACCTTCCTGCAGTTGCCTGCCTTTGGTGCCTTCTGCCTGAAAGCCGACCAAAAGCACGGTGGTTTCAGGTTTTTCCAGGTAAAATCTTAAATAGGTGAGTACCCTTCCGCCTGTCACCATCCCGCTTCCGGCAATCACAACTTTGGGCTGAGGGTCTTCAATGGTCTTCCAGGTATCTTTATAACTGGTAATGATCCTGAAGAATTTCTTCATCTTCTTGAAATCTTCAGTATTTAATTTGTGCCACGACATATACCTGCTAAAGACCTTAAATACCTCATTGCCCATGGGACTGTCAATATATACAGGTATTCTCGGAATCTTATTTTTCTGGTAACCGCTGTAGATTTTATACATCAGGGTTTGCAGGCGCTCCACGGCAAAACCCGGAATAATAAGTGTTCCCCTCCTGCTGATGGTATTGTTGATGGCTGAGGCCAAGATACTGTCTGCGTCTTCCTGAGGGTGCAACCTGTCGCCATAGGTGCTTTCAAGGAATAGATAATCTGCATACTGGGGCTGTAATGGCGCTTCCAGAAGTAGATCGTCTTTTCTTCCTATATCTCCTGAAAAGACAAAGA
This Salinimicrobium tongyeongense DNA region includes the following protein-coding sequences:
- a CDS encoding MBL fold metallo-hydrolase RNA specificity domain-containing protein — protein: MKNLVNIHFLGAAGTVTGSKFLLETPWMNILVDCGLFQGLKELREFNWKAFPFPPEKIDLILLTHGHLDHTGYLPKLVKEGFKNDILGTSPTLAIAEIILTDSARIQEEDARRANEEHYSVHQPALPLYDEKDVEQTIRLFKSVRTEEWIDISEKVKLRFRRNAHILGATFIELNLNGKIFVFSGDIGRKDDLLLEAPLQPQYADYLFLESTYGDRLHPQEDADSILASAINNTISRRGTLIIPGFAVERLQTLMYKIYSGYQKNKIPRIPVYIDSPMGNEVFKVFSRYMSWHKLNTEDFKKMKKFFRIITSYKDTWKTIEDPQPKVVIAGSGMVTGGRVLTYLRFYLEKPETTVLLVGFQAEGTKGRQLQEGVPDVKIFGKYYQVKAEIKTINSLSAHADQAGLLEWLSELQADPIRIFLVHGEKKAADVLRVKIKDQDAWHAEIPHLGETISLAV